The Fibrobacter sp. UWB2 genome window below encodes:
- a CDS encoding IMP cyclohydrolase, which translates to MSEELVLKFVDPQPMRYGENSHQSAVFYRDPTCTEANLASAKQLWGKELSYNNIVDADAALEMAREFSDGNAVVIVKHMNPCGLATGETLREALEAAWAGDPVSAFGSVIAVTRKVDLKTAEFLKGKFVEILLAPAFDDDALEFLKNKSKDIRLLEVGEIKKATACKVYKHVIGGMLVQDRDIGTWEKFECVTKAQFPKNKEDLARFTWLVTKHTKSNAIVMCYEYKPGYFQVMGLGPGQPNRIDSNLRLCQPRVRDNVARLPEAKEFFDENGKLINEAGLKALEKKVFGEVVMGSDAFFPFPDNVEAAHDAGVRYIVQPGGSKKDDLSIESADKFGIAMVFTGMRHFRH; encoded by the coding sequence ATGTCCGAAGAACTCGTTTTGAAATTCGTTGACCCGCAGCCGATGCGCTACGGTGAAAACTCCCACCAGTCCGCTGTATTCTACCGCGACCCGACCTGCACCGAAGCAAACCTCGCTTCTGCAAAGCAGCTTTGGGGCAAGGAACTTTCTTACAACAACATCGTCGATGCTGACGCCGCCCTCGAAATGGCTCGCGAATTCAGCGACGGCAATGCTGTCGTGATCGTAAAGCACATGAATCCGTGCGGTCTTGCTACGGGCGAAACGCTCCGCGAAGCTTTGGAAGCCGCTTGGGCAGGTGACCCGGTGTCCGCTTTCGGTTCTGTGATTGCAGTGACCCGCAAGGTCGATTTGAAGACTGCCGAATTCCTCAAGGGCAAGTTCGTTGAAATCTTGCTCGCTCCGGCTTTCGATGACGACGCTCTCGAATTCCTCAAGAACAAGTCCAAGGACATTCGCCTCCTCGAAGTGGGCGAAATCAAGAAGGCTACCGCTTGCAAGGTTTACAAGCACGTGATTGGCGGTATGCTCGTCCAGGACCGCGACATCGGTACTTGGGAAAAGTTTGAATGCGTGACGAAGGCTCAGTTCCCGAAGAACAAAGAAGACCTCGCCCGCTTCACTTGGCTCGTTACCAAGCATACAAAGTCTAACGCTATCGTGATGTGCTACGAATACAAGCCGGGTTACTTCCAGGTGATGGGTCTTGGCCCGGGTCAGCCGAACCGCATTGACTCGAACCTCCGCCTCTGCCAGCCGCGCGTCCGCGACAACGTCGCACGCCTTCCGGAAGCAAAGGAATTCTTCGACGAAAACGGCAAGCTCATCAATGAAGCTGGTCTCAAGGCTCTCGAAAAGAAGGTCTTCGGTGAAGTCGTTATGGGTTCTGACGCATTCTTCCCGTTCCCGGACAACGTCGAAGCCGCACACGATGCCGGCGTCCGTTACATTGTTCAGCCGGGTGGCTCCAAGAAGGATGACCTCTCCATCGAATCTGCAGACAAGTTCGGCATTGCGATGGTGTTTACCGGAATGCGC
- a CDS encoding NifU family protein → MNEEQSAKFSQKLQDIAKAPKYRGAIFQIEADEKGLALVDVKEASLKVYLMIDPECDKILETRFFTYGGPLFTALADSFCRKIQMATVDDACKITAESLEEELRDTPDVRAIPEDAVEIKQMNTLISKILLVYPEKKATAIIVREKMERIKYRTQTAEGRAEADAEWNALTKVQKIEKIEAWLHQTVRGTLQGDGGDVQILDLTDDNRLQIRYQGACAGCGSAMGGTLFYIEDELKNNVYYNLIVEPEDPLANLPQNPDLPGLDDNNPPASLF, encoded by the coding sequence ATGAACGAAGAACAAAGCGCTAAATTCTCTCAGAAGTTACAAGATATTGCAAAGGCTCCCAAGTACCGTGGGGCTATTTTCCAGATTGAAGCCGATGAAAAAGGCCTCGCCCTCGTTGATGTGAAGGAAGCAAGCCTCAAAGTCTACTTGATGATTGACCCGGAATGCGACAAGATTTTGGAAACGCGATTCTTTACGTACGGCGGGCCGCTCTTTACCGCCCTTGCCGATTCGTTCTGCCGCAAGATTCAGATGGCTACGGTTGATGACGCTTGCAAGATTACCGCCGAAAGCCTCGAAGAAGAACTGCGCGACACGCCGGACGTGCGTGCCATCCCGGAAGATGCTGTAGAAATCAAGCAGATGAATACGCTCATCTCAAAGATTTTGCTCGTCTACCCCGAAAAGAAGGCAACCGCAATTATCGTTCGCGAGAAGATGGAACGCATCAAGTACCGCACGCAGACCGCAGAAGGTCGTGCCGAAGCTGATGCCGAATGGAATGCGCTTACCAAAGTCCAGAAGATTGAAAAGATTGAAGCATGGCTGCACCAGACCGTCCGTGGAACGCTCCAGGGCGACGGTGGCGATGTGCAGATTCTCGACTTGACGGACGACAATCGCTTGCAAATCCGCTACCAGGGCGCTTGCGCCGGATGCGGCAGCGCTATGGGCGGCACGCTCTTCTACATCGAAGACGAACTCAAGAACAACGTCTATTACAACTTGATTGTTGAACCGGAAGACCCGCTTGCAAACCTCCCCCAGAATCCAGATTTGCCGGGCTTGGATGACAACAATCCGCCTGCAAGCTTATTCTAG
- a CDS encoding FISUMP domain-containing protein: MNFQKIASLLTISAALPLTFVGCGDSNPTMSAPVIGEESSSSSSDMSAAGESASSSSAKSEASNASSSSANQSSSSSQLASSSSQEPESSSSVGLSVPTGSITDSRDGKVYKVVSIGTQVWTAENMSLGDSSLYVYEDALKACPEDFHLPSIEEFKTLVEYVGGSDVAGKKLRSTTGWPNDEVLGDWNGTDDYGFNAKPVTLGNGSGTDENFWSRDRNYTNYETENFFKFDPFPTSTVFDNLPQPDTDARFYYPFCEGRNDASSSRTCFVSGEPKTRLSVRCLSDLLNCGGKAINYKEQFCQDGSAYDLCRGRKYDATKYVCKDNNLYDRATNSYYKYAWIALNDDMEYGLYLDKRDNQYYKTIQIDGVTWFAENLKYETEGSICHEFNSMHCDFYGRLYTHKQALAGAEEVPSDKVQGICPEGTHVATYNEYAKLIDADKKYDLVSEYTEDDYKGSIHIAENSVGFSIIYPGYCVKSQCGTEESWKYVNLQTHLIASNGVYALKDWDNSGLYRVKSVDDAIYGSVRCVVD, from the coding sequence ATGAATTTCCAAAAAATTGCGAGTCTATTGACTATTAGCGCCGCTTTGCCACTGACATTTGTGGGGTGCGGCGATTCCAACCCGACAATGAGCGCCCCTGTTATTGGTGAAGAATCCTCTTCGTCTAGCTCTGATATGTCTGCCGCAGGCGAAAGTGCTTCGTCATCGTCTGCAAAATCCGAAGCCTCGAATGCCTCTTCTTCATCTGCAAATCAGTCCTCTTCTAGCTCGCAATTAGCCTCTTCCTCTTCTCAGGAACCGGAATCTTCGTCTAGCGTAGGCCTTTCTGTGCCAACAGGTTCTATTACGGATTCCCGTGATGGAAAGGTCTACAAGGTCGTTTCTATCGGAACTCAAGTTTGGACGGCCGAAAACATGAGTCTTGGCGATAGCAGCCTCTACGTTTACGAAGATGCCTTGAAGGCATGCCCCGAAGACTTCCATTTGCCGAGCATCGAAGAATTTAAAACGCTCGTGGAATACGTGGGTGGCTCTGATGTTGCCGGTAAAAAGTTGAGAAGTACCACAGGTTGGCCCAATGACGAAGTTTTGGGTGATTGGAATGGTACCGACGATTATGGATTTAATGCAAAACCGGTTACATTGGGTAACGGTTCAGGCACCGACGAAAACTTCTGGAGCCGCGATAGAAACTACACCAATTACGAAACGGAAAACTTCTTTAAGTTTGACCCGTTCCCGACCTCTACAGTCTTTGACAATTTGCCGCAACCCGACACGGACGCAAGATTCTATTACCCATTCTGCGAAGGTCGAAACGACGCTTCCTCAAGCAGAACATGCTTTGTCAGTGGCGAACCCAAAACACGACTTTCGGTTCGCTGCCTGAGCGACTTGCTCAATTGTGGCGGTAAGGCTATCAACTACAAGGAACAGTTCTGTCAAGACGGTTCCGCTTATGACCTCTGCCGTGGTCGCAAATACGACGCTACAAAATATGTCTGCAAGGACAATAATCTCTACGACCGCGCTACGAATTCCTATTACAAGTATGCATGGATTGCGCTTAACGACGATATGGAATATGGCCTGTATTTGGACAAACGAGATAACCAGTATTACAAGACGATTCAAATCGATGGTGTAACCTGGTTTGCCGAAAACCTTAAGTACGAAACTGAAGGATCCATTTGTCACGAATTCAACTCGATGCACTGCGACTTTTACGGCAGGCTTTATACACATAAACAGGCTTTGGCCGGAGCCGAAGAAGTGCCTAGTGACAAAGTTCAAGGCATTTGCCCCGAAGGAACGCACGTGGCAACTTACAATGAATATGCCAAGCTTATTGACGCCGACAAGAAATACGACCTCGTATCAGAATACACTGAAGATGATTACAAGGGCTCAATCCATATCGCAGAGAATTCGGTTGGCTTCAGCATTATTTATCCGGGCTACTGCGTTAAATCCCAATGCGGTACCGAGGAATCTTGGAAGTACGTGAACTTGCAAACGCACTTGATTGCCTCTAATGGCGTATATGCCCTCAAGGATTGGGATAACTCTGGCTTGTATAGAGTAAAAAGTGTTGACGACGCTATCTATGGTAGCGTTCGCTGCGTCGTAGACTAA
- the glgC gene encoding glucose-1-phosphate adenylyltransferase gives MSWSYSREHQKNILCMIMAGGQGSRLQPLTRDRAKPAVHFGGTYRIIDFVLNNFINSGIFKIKVLTQFKSDSLNKHISAAWSLNASLDQYVDLVPAQMRTGDEWYRGTADAIFQNINLITDERPDLVAIFGGDHIYKMDINQMIDFHLSRAALLTIAAIPVPVEEAREFGIIEIDADNRMIGFEEKPKEPKQMPNRPGWCLASMGNYLFTSKFLVRELLKGANDGATDFGKHIIPRLYKEYPVYVYDFNTNIVRGEKASTKGYWRDVGTLDAFFEANMDLCSENPPFDLYNNYWPIRTYNWNQPPARFFAGDNESHQGAAVDSIVSAGCIIGGGTVVKSILSPGVTIQKDALVEESILFPNVTIGPGAKVRRAIVEKGLHIPAGFQIGYDLERDKQLFHVTESGIVVLAKDTIIKA, from the coding sequence ATGAGCTGGTCTTACTCAAGAGAGCATCAAAAGAATATTCTTTGCATGATCATGGCTGGTGGACAAGGGAGCCGTCTACAGCCCCTCACCCGCGACCGTGCAAAACCCGCCGTCCACTTTGGCGGAACTTACCGCATTATCGACTTCGTTCTCAACAATTTCATCAATTCCGGCATTTTCAAGATCAAGGTTTTGACGCAGTTCAAGAGCGATTCGTTGAACAAGCACATTTCTGCCGCCTGGAGCCTGAATGCAAGTTTGGACCAGTATGTGGACCTCGTGCCCGCCCAGATGCGTACGGGTGACGAATGGTACCGCGGTACTGCCGACGCCATTTTCCAGAACATCAACTTGATTACCGATGAACGCCCGGACCTCGTGGCAATTTTCGGTGGCGACCACATTTACAAGATGGACATCAACCAGATGATTGATTTCCACTTAAGCCGAGCAGCCCTCCTCACGATTGCTGCTATTCCGGTGCCGGTCGAAGAGGCTCGCGAATTCGGTATTATCGAAATTGACGCGGACAACCGCATGATTGGTTTCGAAGAAAAGCCGAAGGAACCGAAGCAGATGCCGAACCGTCCGGGTTGGTGCCTCGCCAGCATGGGTAACTACCTCTTCACGAGCAAGTTCCTCGTGCGCGAACTCTTGAAGGGCGCAAACGATGGTGCAACGGACTTTGGCAAACACATCATTCCGCGCTTGTACAAGGAATACCCGGTGTACGTTTACGACTTCAACACGAACATCGTGCGTGGCGAAAAGGCTTCTACAAAGGGCTACTGGCGCGACGTGGGTACGCTTGACGCCTTCTTCGAAGCAAACATGGACCTTTGCTCCGAAAATCCGCCGTTCGACCTTTATAACAACTACTGGCCGATCCGTACTTACAACTGGAACCAGCCGCCTGCACGTTTCTTTGCGGGCGACAATGAAAGCCATCAGGGCGCAGCCGTCGATTCCATCGTTTCTGCTGGCTGCATTATCGGTGGTGGTACGGTTGTGAAGAGCATTCTCTCGCCGGGAGTCACCATCCAGAAGGACGCTCTCGTCGAAGAATCCATCCTCTTCCCGAACGTGACGATTGGCCCGGGTGCCAAGGTGCGCCGCGCTATCGTTGAAAAGGGCTTGCATATTCCGGCCGGTTTCCAGATTGGTTACGACTTGGAACGCGACAAGCAGCTCTTCCACGTGACCGAATCCGGTATTGTCGTCCTCGCCAAGGATACGATTATCAAAGCCTAA